One window of Mucilaginibacter inviolabilis genomic DNA carries:
- a CDS encoding VOC family protein: MNDYKIPVQTRIGHVHLKVSNLQRSLDFYCGLLGFEKMAAYGDQAAFISAGGYHHHIGLNTWQSKGAPPAPEYAPGLYHTAILYPERKDLAVALQRLIDAKYQITGASDHGVSEAIYLDDPDKNGVELYWDRPKEQWPMDENGNLGMYTRRLDIEGLLGLLK; encoded by the coding sequence ATGAACGATTATAAAATTCCTGTCCAAACGCGTATTGGCCATGTGCATTTAAAGGTGAGCAATCTGCAGCGTTCGCTTGATTTTTATTGTGGCTTGCTGGGGTTTGAAAAAATGGCTGCCTATGGCGATCAGGCTGCTTTTATCTCAGCCGGAGGGTATCATCACCATATTGGCCTCAACACCTGGCAAAGCAAAGGGGCGCCTCCTGCACCTGAATATGCTCCCGGCTTATACCATACCGCTATTTTATACCCGGAACGGAAAGATCTGGCGGTAGCGCTGCAACGCTTGATAGATGCCAAATACCAGATCACCGGGGCTTCTGATCATGGCGTATCCGAAGCTATATATTTAGATGACCCTGATAAAAACGGCGTGGAATTATACTGGGACAGACCAAAAGAACAGTGGCCAATGGATGAGAACGGTAACCTGGGTATGTATACCCGCAGATTGGATATTGAGGGATTGCTGGGTTTGTTGAAATGA
- a CDS encoding 3-keto-disaccharide hydrolase, with protein sequence MKQQLKKIGLILAAAGLVCVQTSGIPVNAPSPVKKIAPKGGWVSLFDGKSLKGWHGFNKKGPVRNWTIVDGALVCLGAAQGDTGGDIVTDKSYANFELSWQWKIDKGSNSGVLYHVVEDPKYDATYVTGPEYQIIDDNGWPEKLEDWQKTGCDYAMHLPNDKKKLMPVGEWNTSKIVFNKGHVEHWLNGAKILEFTAWDADWQKKKAEGKWKDHPDYGNAKTGVIALQDHGHKAYFKDIRIREL encoded by the coding sequence ATGAAACAACAACTTAAAAAAATTGGTTTGATATTGGCTGCGGCTGGTTTGGTTTGCGTGCAAACTTCGGGTATTCCGGTAAATGCCCCATCGCCTGTAAAAAAAATCGCCCCTAAAGGCGGCTGGGTAAGCTTGTTTGACGGTAAAAGCCTGAAAGGCTGGCATGGCTTTAATAAAAAAGGCCCTGTAAGAAACTGGACTATCGTAGATGGCGCCCTGGTTTGTCTTGGTGCTGCACAGGGTGATACCGGCGGTGACATTGTTACCGATAAAAGCTACGCAAATTTTGAGCTTTCCTGGCAATGGAAAATAGACAAAGGCAGCAACAGCGGTGTACTGTACCATGTGGTTGAAGATCCTAAATATGATGCTACCTACGTAACCGGTCCGGAATACCAGATCATCGATGATAATGGCTGGCCGGAAAAGCTGGAAGACTGGCAAAAAACCGGCTGCGATTATGCCATGCACCTGCCTAATGATAAAAAGAAATTAATGCCGGTAGGTGAATGGAACACCAGCAAAATTGTTTTCAACAAAGGCCATGTAGAACATTGGCTTAACGGTGCTAAAATTTTAGAGTTTACTGCCTGGGATGCCGACTGGCAAAAGAAAAAAGCCGAAGGAAAATGGAAAGATCATCCCGACTATGGCAATGCTAAAACCGGCGTGATAGCACTGCAGGATCATGGTCATAAAGCTTATTTTAAGGATATTAGGATAAGGGAGCTATAA
- a CDS encoding Gfo/Idh/MocA family protein, protein MKEKQESSRRSFIKKLATTTAAVAAGASVFAADHQLKPFSILKRPLGHSLNDQINIALIGAGGMGTQDAIVALQIPGVKLVAVCDLYDGRLKDAKTRWGADIFTTKVYKEILNRKDIDAVIIGTPDHWHQQISVDAMHAGKHVYCEKPMVHGISEGPAVIKAQKETGKIFQVGSQGVSSLGNEKAHELLKSGAIGELNYAEGFWARREPLEVWQYPIPDDASAQTVDWETYISNTKKRDYDSKRFFRWRNYTDYGTGMAGDLFVHLFSSLHFITDSVGPNKIYAAGGLRFWNDGREVPDVLLGTFDYGKSAAHPAFNLSLRCNFVDGTSGTTYLKLVGSEGSMDITWDKVTLKRNKTFGSDDPFYLDKLKKAGSGYAERKKMLPPEEIVYDAEKGYKGGPYDHMNNFFNAIRNNGKVTEDAIFGYRAAAPALLCNDSYYNNSPMFWDPEKMQLIKK, encoded by the coding sequence ATGAAAGAAAAACAAGAATCGTCGCGCCGTAGCTTTATTAAAAAATTAGCCACCACTACCGCTGCTGTAGCCGCAGGTGCCAGTGTATTTGCTGCTGACCATCAGCTAAAACCTTTTTCTATCCTCAAAAGACCCTTAGGACACAGTTTAAACGACCAAATCAACATCGCCCTGATTGGTGCCGGTGGAATGGGCACACAGGACGCTATTGTGGCCCTGCAAATCCCAGGGGTAAAACTGGTAGCGGTTTGCGATTTGTATGATGGTAGGCTTAAAGATGCCAAAACCCGCTGGGGTGCCGATATTTTTACTACCAAAGTTTATAAAGAGATACTGAACCGCAAGGATATCGACGCAGTAATTATTGGTACACCCGATCATTGGCACCAGCAAATATCTGTTGATGCCATGCACGCCGGCAAACACGTGTATTGCGAAAAACCTATGGTGCATGGCATTTCCGAAGGCCCTGCTGTAATTAAAGCCCAAAAAGAAACCGGGAAGATTTTCCAGGTAGGCAGCCAGGGCGTATCATCACTGGGTAACGAGAAGGCGCACGAACTATTAAAAAGCGGTGCTATTGGGGAACTCAACTATGCCGAAGGTTTCTGGGCCCGCCGCGAACCGCTGGAGGTTTGGCAATATCCTATCCCGGATGACGCATCGGCACAAACGGTGGATTGGGAAACCTATATCAGCAATACCAAGAAACGCGATTATGATTCCAAACGCTTTTTCCGCTGGCGCAATTATACGGACTATGGTACCGGTATGGCCGGCGATTTGTTTGTGCACCTGTTCTCCAGTCTGCATTTTATCACAGATTCTGTGGGCCCCAATAAGATCTATGCGGCGGGTGGACTCCGTTTCTGGAATGATGGCCGTGAAGTTCCGGACGTGTTATTGGGCACTTTTGATTATGGTAAATCGGCAGCTCATCCTGCCTTTAACCTATCCCTGCGCTGTAACTTTGTAGACGGCACCAGCGGTACTACCTATCTGAAACTGGTAGGAAGTGAAGGTTCAATGGATATTACCTGGGATAAAGTAACCCTGAAACGCAACAAGACCTTTGGTTCCGATGATCCCTTTTACCTGGATAAGCTCAAAAAAGCAGGCAGCGGTTATGCCGAACGCAAAAAAATGCTCCCCCCGGAGGAGATTGTTTACGACGCCGAAAAAGGATACAAGGGTGGCCCATATGATCACATGAATAACTTTTTTAATGCCATCCGTAACAATGGCAAAGTAACCGAGGATGCCATTTTTGGCTACCGCGCGGCTGCTCCTGCCTTGTTGTGCAATGATAGTTATTACAATAACAGCCCCATGTTCTGGGATCCTGAAAAAATGCAGTTAATTAAAAAATAA
- the ubiE gene encoding bifunctional demethylmenaquinone methyltransferase/2-methoxy-6-polyprenyl-1,4-benzoquinol methylase UbiE, with translation MSKTITPYRDEQATKKEQVADMFNNISKTYDFLNHFMSLGIDIIWRKKAISELKKDKPKLILDVATGTGDFAFEALKALNPEKIIGVDISRGMLDIAEQKIQKRNLSDKFKVKLGDSERLPFEADEFDAVTVAYGVRNFENLEKGLADIQRVLKPGGKAVVLEFSKPRVFPVKQLYNFYFNYITPGIGKLFSKDARAYSYLPESVAAFPDGKSFVSLMDKVGFKNTKHRPLLFGICSIYTGIK, from the coding sequence ATGAGCAAAACTATAACTCCCTACCGCGATGAGCAGGCTACCAAAAAAGAGCAGGTGGCCGATATGTTCAACAATATATCCAAAACTTATGATTTCCTCAACCATTTTATGTCATTGGGGATTGATATTATCTGGCGCAAAAAAGCTATTAGCGAATTAAAAAAGGATAAACCTAAATTGATACTGGATGTGGCTACCGGCACCGGCGATTTTGCGTTTGAAGCTTTAAAAGCCCTTAATCCCGAAAAAATAATTGGTGTTGATATTTCGCGTGGAATGCTTGATATTGCGGAACAGAAGATACAGAAACGTAACCTTAGCGACAAATTTAAAGTAAAACTGGGTGATTCTGAAAGGTTGCCCTTTGAAGCTGATGAGTTTGATGCGGTTACTGTAGCTTATGGCGTTCGTAATTTTGAAAATCTGGAAAAAGGCCTGGCTGATATACAAAGAGTGTTAAAACCAGGAGGCAAAGCGGTGGTATTGGAATTTTCAAAACCTCGTGTGTTCCCGGTAAAGCAGTTGTATAATTTTTATTTCAATTATATTACACCTGGTATTGGTAAACTTTTCAGTAAAGATGCGAGGGCTTATTCCTATTTACCAGAGTCAGTAGCGGCTTTTCCGGATGGTAAAAGTTTTGTTAGCCTTATGGATAAAGTTGGTTTTAAAAATACCAAACACCGGCCGTTATTGTTTGGCATATGTTCTATATATACCGGCATTAAATAA
- a CDS encoding outer membrane beta-barrel protein — MILKRYLVVFILMCCSKLLFAQERVPAWGGGADLQDFSFGFSFSYVSSDFKIVKKPNWSTPFTNPDNGQPLTSHLSSISSKSLPGFSVGFVTRYSLSDHLEVRFTPSLVFADRDLSYTYEDPNQNPDVSKKVQSTTIDAPLSFKLKSDRLGNFRAYMLGGLKYSHAIGTGKSDVNADLLDKLVKNVRGYGSYEAGLGCDIYFEFFKLSPEIKISNSLGNMLVPENQPFSAPISKLSLHTIMFSLFFE, encoded by the coding sequence ATGATTTTAAAAAGGTACCTGGTTGTATTTATACTGATGTGTTGCAGCAAATTACTATTTGCGCAAGAGCGGGTACCGGCATGGGGTGGCGGAGCCGATTTGCAGGATTTTAGTTTTGGCTTTAGCTTTAGTTATGTAAGCAGCGATTTTAAGATTGTTAAAAAGCCAAACTGGAGTACCCCGTTTACCAATCCTGATAATGGTCAGCCGCTTACCAGTCATTTAAGCAGCATCAGCTCTAAAAGTTTACCCGGTTTTTCTGTGGGTTTTGTTACCCGTTATAGCTTGTCCGACCATTTGGAAGTGCGTTTTACACCGTCATTGGTTTTTGCTGACCGTGATTTGAGCTATACTTATGAAGATCCGAATCAAAACCCGGATGTGAGTAAGAAGGTGCAGTCTACTACTATTGATGCACCATTGTCGTTTAAACTAAAATCAGACCGTTTAGGTAATTTCAGAGCCTATATGCTTGGTGGGCTTAAGTACTCTCACGCTATCGGAACAGGAAAGAGTGACGTTAACGCCGACTTATTAGACAAACTGGTTAAAAATGTACGTGGCTATGGCTCATATGAGGCCGGTTTAGGCTGCGATATCTACTTTGAATTTTTTAAACTTTCGCCCGAAATTAAAATATCCAATTCCTTGGGCAATATGCTGGTACCTGAAAATCAACCATTCTCTGCCCCAATCAGCAAATTGTCATTACATACAATTATGTTCAGCCTGTTTTTTGAGTAG
- a CDS encoding phosphatase PAP2 family protein: protein MKIGIKDVLYRIRPFFILYLLVLCVCLIIKLTYSRETIYFTVNGLNRPWADTLAPYVTDIGEGLTAVILSLVIGLFSYRKGLLLATSYAITSIVAQILKFIFDAPRPRIYFANQLDRIHFVKGIYILATHSFPSGHTVSIFSATVVITYLCKNKLWGIPALLVAVAVGYSRMYLSQHFFEDVVTGSVVGVIVTVIWLSWLDSKSFIHTDKWNKGLIHTLRK from the coding sequence ATGAAGATAGGAATAAAAGATGTTTTGTACCGGATAAGGCCGTTTTTTATCCTATATCTGCTCGTGCTGTGTGTATGTTTGATTATTAAATTAACCTATAGCCGCGAAACTATATACTTCACGGTGAATGGTTTAAACAGGCCATGGGCAGATACGCTGGCACCTTACGTAACCGATATTGGCGAAGGCCTAACCGCTGTGATCCTTTCCTTGGTCATCGGTTTATTCAGCTACCGTAAAGGGCTGCTGTTAGCTACAAGCTATGCTATTACCAGCATAGTGGCGCAAATTTTAAAATTCATTTTTGATGCGCCCCGCCCCAGGATATATTTTGCCAATCAGCTTGATCGGATCCACTTTGTGAAAGGGATATACATACTGGCCACGCATAGTTTTCCTTCGGGGCATACGGTTTCCATATTTTCGGCTACGGTGGTAATCACTTATTTATGTAAAAATAAGCTATGGGGCATACCGGCTTTACTGGTAGCTGTTGCGGTAGGTTATTCCAGGATGTACCTGAGTCAGCACTTTTTTGAAGATGTGGTGACCGGCTCTGTTGTTGGAGTAATTGTAACCGTAATCTGGTTAAGTTGGTTGGATAGCAAATCTTTTATCCATACGGATAAATGGAATAAGGGTTTGATACATACGCTTCGCAAATAA